Proteins from a single region of Butyrivibrio fibrisolvens:
- a CDS encoding NlpC/P60 family protein — MTRIKRIFSVLIIALLTTIQLVAVPVCATTSSDLKKQKEELENKKSETQDAYDSATDAAQEIAAEQSELGEQIDVANDQLVGLLADISLIEDEIETKEGEIETTQAAYDEAKAQEEQLYTEMCARIKYMYEKGETTYVEILMNATSFSDFTTKAEYVKQLYDYDRQQLEAYVQVQQEKAIYKVQLEEEKAELETTKEELAEEQALLQETLEEYKTLYADYETQLANAQAQAAAYKEQLKNQTQQIASLDSEIKAKEAEEEAARKAAEEAAKKAAQEASNSSGSGSGSSSSSNSNKTYAPAGEATGDNIAAYACQFVGNPYVFGGTSLTDGCDCSGFVYSVYKAFGITVPRTSYALNSAGTGVSYEEARPGDVIVYAGHCAIYLGNGRIVHASSAKTGIKYGYATYRTITSVRRFV, encoded by the coding sequence ATGACAAGAATCAAAAGGATTTTTTCCGTATTAATCATAGCATTGTTAACAACAATTCAGCTGGTGGCGGTGCCCGTGTGTGCCACCACCAGTTCTGATTTAAAAAAGCAGAAAGAAGAGCTTGAGAATAAGAAGTCGGAAACCCAGGATGCCTATGACAGTGCAACAGATGCTGCTCAGGAAATTGCAGCAGAGCAGTCAGAGCTTGGAGAGCAGATCGATGTTGCAAATGATCAGCTTGTAGGACTTCTTGCAGATATCTCACTTATCGAAGATGAAATAGAAACCAAGGAAGGTGAGATAGAAACAACTCAGGCGGCATATGATGAAGCCAAGGCACAGGAAGAGCAGCTCTACACAGAGATGTGCGCCCGTATCAAGTATATGTATGAAAAGGGCGAGACCACATATGTAGAGATCCTTATGAATGCCACAAGCTTCTCTGACTTTACAACTAAGGCCGAGTATGTAAAACAGCTTTATGATTATGACAGGCAGCAGCTTGAAGCTTATGTTCAGGTTCAGCAGGAAAAGGCAATCTATAAGGTTCAGCTTGAAGAGGAAAAGGCAGAGCTAGAGACCACTAAGGAAGAACTTGCAGAGGAACAGGCACTGCTTCAGGAAACCCTGGAAGAGTACAAAACTCTCTATGCTGATTATGAAACGCAGCTTGCTAATGCACAGGCTCAGGCAGCAGCCTATAAAGAGCAGCTCAAGAATCAGACTCAGCAGATAGCGTCACTTGATTCTGAGATAAAAGCAAAGGAAGCAGAAGAAGAGGCTGCAAGGAAAGCCGCTGAAGAAGCTGCCAAGAAAGCAGCTCAGGAAGCTTCAAATTCTTCAGGATCAGGATCTGGCTCATCATCTTCATCTAATTCAAATAAGACATATGCTCCGGCAGGTGAAGCAACCGGTGACAATATAGCAGCTTATGCATGTCAGTTTGTTGGTAATCCTTATGTATTTGGCGGAACAAGCCTTACTGACGGATGTGACTGCTCAGGTTTTGTATATTCAGTATATAAAGCTTTTGGAATAACAGTTCCAAGAACATCTTATGCCCTTAATTCAGCAGGAACAGGTGTTTCCTATGAAGAAGCAAGGCCCGGAGATGTAATAGTATATGCCGGACACTGTGCTATATATCTTGGTAATGGACGAATCGTTCATGCAAGTTCTGCTAAGACAGGTATTAAGTATGGATATGCTACTTATCGTACAATTACGTCAGTACGAAGGTTTGTATAA
- the guaA gene encoding glutamine-hydrolyzing GMP synthase, with product MAQELIIVLDFGGQYKQLIARRVRECNVYCEIHPYTMPIEEIKAKNPKGIILTGGPASVYKEDSPTYSRELFECGIPVLGICYGSQLMAYRMGGVVKTAPVSEYGHTEVTIEALDSLIFQNIETDGDGNTSCWMSHTDYIAKAPEGFMITAHTRNCPVAAMENAAKKLYAVQFHPEVLHTPQGTKMIRGFVRDVCGCAGDWKMSSFVETTVKELREKIGDGKVLCALSGGVDSSVCAVLLSKAIGKQLTCVFVDHGLLRKDEGDEVEAVFGPEGPYELNFIRVNAQDYFYEKLAGQTDPETKRKIIGAEFINVFEKEAKKIGAVDFLAQGTIYPDVVESGIGKGATIKSHHNVGGLPDHVDFKEIVEPLRMLFKDEVRQVGLELGIPEKLVFRQPFPGPGLGIRIIGDVTPEKVRIVQDADYIYRTELEKAGIDMGKGQFFAALTNMRSVGVMGDERTYDYAIALRGVITSDFMTAEAAEIPWNVLQKCMTRIINEVKGVNRVMYDLTSKPPGTIEME from the coding sequence ATGGCACAGGAACTTATTATCGTTCTTGATTTCGGTGGTCAGTACAAGCAGCTGATCGCAAGGCGTGTCAGGGAATGCAATGTTTATTGTGAAATTCACCCGTATACAATGCCTATTGAAGAAATCAAAGCAAAAAATCCCAAGGGAATTATTCTTACAGGTGGCCCTGCAAGTGTGTACAAAGAAGATTCACCGACTTACTCTCGTGAACTTTTTGAATGTGGTATTCCGGTCCTTGGAATCTGCTATGGTTCACAGCTTATGGCATACAGAATGGGCGGCGTAGTTAAGACAGCACCTGTTTCAGAGTATGGCCATACTGAAGTTACTATAGAGGCACTCGACAGTCTTATTTTCCAGAATATAGAAACAGATGGTGATGGCAACACAAGCTGCTGGATGAGCCACACAGACTATATTGCCAAGGCTCCTGAAGGCTTCATGATAACAGCTCACACCAGAAACTGCCCTGTTGCAGCTATGGAGAATGCAGCTAAGAAGCTTTATGCAGTACAGTTCCATCCTGAAGTTCTTCATACACCTCAGGGAACAAAGATGATCAGAGGCTTTGTCCGTGATGTATGTGGATGCGCAGGCGACTGGAAGATGTCATCATTTGTAGAAACTACTGTTAAGGAACTTCGTGAGAAGATCGGCGATGGTAAGGTACTGTGCGCACTTTCAGGTGGCGTTGACTCTTCTGTTTGTGCAGTTCTTCTGTCCAAGGCTATCGGCAAGCAGCTTACATGCGTGTTTGTTGATCATGGTCTTCTTCGTAAGGATGAAGGCGATGAAGTTGAGGCTGTATTCGGACCTGAAGGACCATATGAACTCAATTTTATCAGAGTAAATGCTCAGGATTATTTCTATGAGAAGCTTGCAGGACAGACAGATCCTGAAACCAAGCGTAAGATAATCGGAGCTGAATTCATAAACGTATTTGAAAAGGAAGCCAAGAAGATCGGCGCTGTTGATTTCCTTGCTCAGGGAACAATCTATCCTGACGTTGTAGAATCCGGAATCGGTAAGGGCGCTACTATCAAGTCCCACCACAACGTAGGCGGACTTCCTGATCATGTAGATTTCAAAGAGATCGTTGAGCCTCTTAGAATGCTCTTCAAAGACGAAGTAAGACAGGTTGGCCTTGAACTTGGAATACCTGAAAAGCTTGTATTCCGTCAGCCATTCCCAGGTCCTGGACTTGGAATCAGAATCATCGGCGATGTTACACCTGAAAAGGTTAGAATCGTTCAGGATGCTGATTACATCTACCGTACAGAGCTTGAAAAGGCCGGCATCGATATGGGTAAAGGCCAGTTCTTCGCAGCACTTACAAATATGCGTAGCGTAGGTGTAATGGGTGATGAGCGTACGTATGACTATGCGATTGCACTCCGCGGAGTTATTACTTCTGACTTCATGACAGCAGAAGCTGCCGAAATCCCGTGGAACGTCCTTCAGAAATGTATGACACGTATCATCAATGAAGTTAAGGGCGTTAACAGAGTAATGTATGATCTTACTTCTAAGCCGCCGGGAACTATTGAGATGGAATAA